Proteins encoded within one genomic window of Spirulina major PCC 6313:
- a CDS encoding AtzE family amidohydrolase, producing MTLDLATADAVAIARAVQTQQTTVEAVVKHHLAQIHQRDPGLNCFTAVLADQALLASRQLDHSPHPRHRWSALSGVPFAVKNLFDIAGVTTLAGAKINAEDEPAGQDATVITRLKHAGGILLGALNMDEYAYGFVTENTHYGSTHNPHDPERVAGGSSGGSAAAVAAGLVPISLGSDTNGSVRVPAALCGVYGLKPTFGRLSRAGTVLFSSSLDHIGVMARSVRDVATVFDFLQGDDVFDPVCSRHPPDPVLPQLNLGLPGIRIAQAGDYFQTGADPEIFAAVAQVAAALDADAVVTLPETERARAAAMLITAAEGATHHLANLRSRAHDFDPATRDRFLTGTILPAAWYIQSQRFRRWYRNQVRRIFRDVDVIVAPTTPCVAPRLGQLEAVIGGQTVDVRPYLGRFTQPLSFIGLPVLTVPVVRDQGLPIGVQLIAAPYNEAYLLRVAASLERQGVIAAPVAT from the coding sequence ATGACCCTCGATCTCGCCACTGCCGATGCAGTGGCCATTGCCCGCGCCGTCCAAACCCAACAAACCACAGTCGAAGCTGTGGTTAAGCATCACTTGGCCCAGATTCACCAGCGCGATCCGGGCCTGAACTGCTTCACCGCCGTCCTCGCGGATCAGGCTCTCCTCGCCTCCCGCCAACTCGACCACAGCCCCCACCCCCGCCATCGCTGGAGTGCCCTCAGTGGTGTGCCCTTTGCGGTGAAAAACCTGTTTGATATTGCCGGGGTCACCACCCTGGCCGGCGCGAAAATCAACGCTGAAGATGAACCCGCTGGCCAAGATGCCACCGTGATCACCCGCCTTAAACATGCGGGGGGTATCCTCCTCGGCGCGTTGAATATGGATGAATACGCCTACGGTTTCGTGACGGAAAACACCCACTACGGTTCGACCCATAATCCCCATGATCCGGAGCGGGTGGCGGGGGGATCGTCGGGGGGATCGGCGGCGGCGGTGGCGGCGGGGTTGGTGCCGATTAGTTTGGGGTCGGATACCAATGGCTCCGTGCGCGTGCCGGCGGCTCTCTGTGGGGTCTATGGCTTGAAACCGACCTTTGGCCGCCTGTCGCGGGCGGGCACGGTGTTGTTTTCGAGTAGTTTGGATCATATTGGGGTGATGGCGCGATCGGTGCGGGATGTGGCGACGGTGTTTGATTTTCTCCAGGGGGATGATGTTTTTGATCCGGTGTGCAGCCGCCATCCGCCTGATCCGGTGTTGCCGCAATTGAACTTAGGGCTTCCGGGAATTCGCATCGCCCAGGCGGGGGATTATTTTCAAACGGGGGCCGACCCGGAAATCTTTGCGGCGGTGGCACAAGTGGCGGCGGCCCTTGATGCTGATGCTGTGGTGACTTTGCCGGAAACGGAACGGGCCCGGGCGGCGGCAATGTTGATTACCGCCGCCGAAGGGGCAACCCATCATCTGGCAAACCTGCGATCGCGGGCCCATGATTTTGACCCGGCAACGCGCGATCGCTTCCTCACTGGCACGATTCTCCCCGCCGCTTGGTACATCCAATCCCAACGCTTTCGCCGCTGGTATCGCAATCAAGTCCGCCGCATCTTCCGAGATGTGGATGTGATCGTAGCCCCCACGACCCCCTGTGTTGCCCCTCGCCTTGGCCAATTAGAGGCCGTGATTGGCGGGCAGACGGTGGATGTGCGCCCCTATCTCGGTCGCTTCACCCAACCGCTGTCCTTCATTGGGTTGCCGGTGTTGACCGTGCCGGTGGTGCGAGATCAGGGCTTACCCATTGGGGTACAGTTGATAGCGGCTCCCTATAATGAAGCCTATCTCTTACGGGTGGCGGCGAGTCTAGAGCGCCAAGGGGTGATCGCGGCTCCTGTCGCGACCTAA
- a CDS encoding DUF4089 domain-containing protein: protein MLNAEIDWTLYVEQTVQLMGLTVSDADRRSVVQQMERLAAIAPQVMEFVLPDDLEVVSTFEP from the coding sequence ATGCTGAATGCCGAGATTGACTGGACCCTCTATGTTGAACAAACTGTGCAGTTAATGGGGCTGACGGTGTCCGATGCCGATCGCCGCAGTGTCGTCCAACAGATGGAGCGGTTGGCAGCGATCGCCCCCCAGGTCATGGAGTTTGTCCTCCCCGATGATCTCGAAGTTGTCTCGACCTTTGAGCCATGA
- the hmpF gene encoding pilus motility taxis protein HmpF, producing MLYLAEVRKQKSGGFMAKVSTEIKLLACQRNDQSWTAVPGDEAIECEEANSFESGVLIAINLNNNRQPQGPPEPAAPQIIRDLQRYSRLQEKLKEQEEEIEGWKQSLTLQAQELNKREMELEAELEQLENALEEGGGGGGASSEELEQARAEADRIREEFERKTQELEQAWAHLRGEQQRLAEQQESSQSTAVAAVGIDPEQSQQLQELANYLADHPLPLESLAEQITITLDLVSNQQDNCDYYSRQLDEQRADAQQQQQEIDRQANDWETQHQHLQALRMSLDEAKQDLTHHQSQLSLKTSLLEALQAQQRQQSEVYQALADLAQGVVPSDGEDKGGLDLEALQTMSLADLNQRVDDLQKEYDRLGQFVADQEEELKLQREAVTELEAKLKAANVYDSSALEEELADEQEQRKLLDETLVGQRRTLAEKQTTLKQYLKALRQRQGIPDPDNEAAGVDLMPVLAQLEAQQVELAEEIQTIEGEIEAIQTQVTAAEAHLQDQINAYDEHQNQVRSLEEQLKENRATVTLLWGRVNLYEELVEPLNESTQDLRSHGQHLQVLLEQAQQTGAYQQEAIGNLQAVIANLNSAG from the coding sequence GTGCTGTATCTCGCAGAAGTAAGAAAGCAAAAAAGTGGCGGCTTCATGGCGAAAGTCTCCACGGAAATCAAACTTTTGGCCTGCCAGCGTAATGACCAAAGCTGGACTGCTGTACCCGGTGATGAGGCGATTGAATGCGAAGAAGCCAATTCCTTTGAGTCCGGCGTTCTGATCGCGATTAACCTCAATAATAATCGTCAACCCCAAGGCCCCCCTGAACCCGCAGCCCCTCAAATTATCCGGGATCTTCAACGCTACTCCCGCCTGCAAGAAAAACTCAAAGAGCAAGAAGAAGAAATCGAAGGCTGGAAACAGTCCTTAACGCTCCAAGCCCAAGAACTCAATAAGCGAGAAATGGAGCTTGAGGCTGAACTCGAACAGCTTGAGAATGCCCTTGAAGAAGGCGGCGGGGGAGGAGGCGCAAGCTCCGAGGAACTCGAACAAGCCCGCGCCGAAGCCGATCGCATCCGCGAAGAATTTGAGCGCAAAACCCAAGAACTCGAACAAGCCTGGGCCCACCTGCGCGGCGAACAACAGCGCCTCGCCGAACAACAAGAATCCAGCCAAAGCACCGCCGTAGCAGCCGTCGGCATTGACCCGGAACAGTCCCAACAACTCCAGGAGTTGGCGAATTACCTCGCGGATCATCCCCTACCCCTCGAATCCCTCGCCGAGCAAATCACCATCACCCTCGACCTGGTGAGCAATCAACAGGACAATTGTGACTACTACAGTCGGCAACTGGATGAACAGCGGGCCGATGCTCAACAGCAGCAGCAAGAGATTGATCGGCAAGCGAATGATTGGGAAACCCAGCATCAACATCTCCAAGCCCTGCGGATGTCCCTCGACGAAGCCAAGCAGGATTTAACCCACCATCAGTCTCAACTCAGCCTCAAAACATCGCTCCTCGAAGCCCTCCAAGCCCAGCAAAGACAACAGTCTGAAGTCTATCAAGCCTTAGCCGACCTTGCCCAGGGGGTCGTGCCCAGTGATGGGGAGGATAAAGGCGGACTTGACCTGGAAGCGTTACAAACGATGTCCTTGGCGGATCTCAATCAGCGGGTGGATGATCTGCAAAAGGAGTACGATCGCCTCGGTCAATTTGTCGCCGATCAAGAGGAAGAACTGAAGTTACAGCGCGAGGCGGTGACGGAACTCGAAGCAAAACTCAAGGCGGCCAATGTTTACGATAGCTCGGCCCTCGAAGAAGAACTGGCCGATGAGCAGGAACAGCGTAAATTGCTCGATGAAACCCTGGTGGGGCAGCGGCGCACCCTGGCAGAAAAACAAACGACCCTGAAGCAGTATCTCAAGGCGTTGCGCCAACGCCAGGGCATTCCTGACCCTGACAATGAAGCGGCTGGGGTGGATTTGATGCCGGTCTTGGCGCAATTGGAAGCGCAGCAGGTGGAGTTGGCGGAGGAAATCCAAACGATTGAGGGCGAAATCGAAGCAATCCAGACTCAGGTCACCGCAGCGGAAGCCCATTTGCAAGACCAAATTAATGCCTATGATGAACACCAAAATCAGGTGCGATCGCTCGAAGAACAACTCAAGGAAAATCGAGCCACGGTGACCCTGTTGTGGGGACGAGTGAACCTCTACGAAGAGTTGGTCGAACCCTTAAACGAGTCCACGCAAGACTTACGCAGTCATGGCCAACACCTCCAAGTATTGCTTGAGCAAGCGCAACAAACAGGAGCCTATCAGCAAGAAGCCATTGGTAATCTGCAAGCTGTGATCGCGAATCTCAACAGTGCGGGCTAA
- a CDS encoding response regulator yields the protein MLEGWLADWDLGMVLGMLAQRQWTGTVTTIAWDRSTGSPLRFWLTQGQLTYGAPIDPALEHDRTLDYGLAPETHAGLPGGYGGLWRAMDQGAIAFADLRPLWRSMILELLFEGFGIRSGRFVAVPGAPLSPNLGGWPMAPLRSQIRRTRQAWHHLAPLITSLDQCPRVTDIEAAHAALTPTPYAAIATWADGRTSLRQLSRRLGGNTPVTIGRCLHQGHQAGWLHLPPAPEPGPSAPPSILYVGDDPDLSQPIALDLRAHGYDICVEANPFTALNYICDTLPDLILCDRRLPSLPGSTFAALVRQLPQGDRIPFILIQSPQTAAAEILDSSLITLTKPCTTRMLLTLIPQHLPPKKRLRK from the coding sequence ATGCTTGAGGGATGGCTGGCGGATTGGGATTTGGGGATGGTGCTGGGGATGTTGGCGCAGCGCCAATGGACGGGGACGGTGACGACGATCGCATGGGATCGCAGTACGGGGTCGCCTCTGCGGTTTTGGCTGACCCAAGGGCAGTTAACCTACGGCGCACCGATCGATCCGGCCTTGGAGCACGATCGCACCTTGGACTATGGACTCGCCCCAGAAACTCACGCCGGTCTGCCGGGGGGCTATGGCGGCCTCTGGCGAGCGATGGATCAAGGGGCGATCGCCTTTGCGGATCTGCGTCCGCTTTGGCGCAGCATGATCCTGGAATTGCTGTTTGAAGGGTTCGGAATCCGATCGGGTCGGTTTGTGGCGGTTCCCGGTGCGCCCCTATCGCCCAACCTCGGCGGCTGGCCGATGGCCCCGCTGCGATCGCAGATTCGCCGTACCCGTCAAGCCTGGCATCACCTCGCCCCCCTGATCACCTCCCTGGACCAATGCCCCCGCGTCACCGATATCGAGGCCGCCCATGCCGCCCTCACCCCCACTCCCTACGCGGCGATCGCTACCTGGGCCGATGGCCGCACCTCCCTGCGCCAACTCAGCCGCCGCCTTGGGGGCAATACCCCCGTCACCATCGGTCGCTGTCTCCACCAAGGCCATCAAGCCGGTTGGCTCCACCTGCCCCCCGCGCCAGAGCCTGGCCCCAGTGCCCCCCCCAGTATTCTCTACGTCGGCGATGACCCCGACCTCAGCCAACCCATCGCCCTCGACCTCCGCGCCCACGGCTACGACATTTGTGTCGAAGCCAACCCCTTCACCGCCCTGAACTATATTTGTGACACCCTGCCGGATCTGATCCTCTGCGATCGCCGCTTACCCAGTCTGCCCGGCTCCACCTTCGCCGCCCTCGTGCGCCAACTCCCCCAGGGCGATCGTATCCCCTTCATCCTCATCCAATCCCCCCAGACCGCCGCCGCCGAAATTCTGGACTCCAGCCTGATCACCTTGACCAAACCCTGCACAACCCGTATGCTTTTAACGCTAATCCCCCAGCACCTTCCCCCTAAAAAAAGGCTCAGGAAATGA
- a CDS encoding response regulator transcription factor: MSSKVLVVEDSLAQRQMISDLLKGSGLDVAVASNGAEALKLVKAYDPDIVVLDIVMPQMNGYELCRRLKSDPKTQNLPVVMCSSKGQEFDRYWGMRQGADAYIAKPFQPVELIGTVKQLLRG; this comes from the coding sequence ATGAGTAGCAAAGTTTTGGTGGTCGAAGATAGTCTAGCCCAGCGACAAATGATTTCAGACCTCCTCAAAGGGAGTGGCTTAGACGTCGCCGTCGCGAGCAATGGCGCAGAAGCCTTAAAGCTTGTTAAAGCATACGATCCCGATATCGTGGTGCTGGACATTGTCATGCCGCAAATGAACGGCTATGAACTCTGCCGTCGGCTCAAAAGTGATCCCAAAACCCAAAATCTGCCCGTCGTCATGTGCTCCTCTAAAGGACAAGAATTCGATCGCTATTGGGGAATGCGTCAGGGTGCCGATGCCTATATTGCCAAGCCCTTCCAACCCGTAGAACTGATCGGAACCGTGAAGCAGTTACTCCGAGGCTAG
- a CDS encoding chemotaxis protein CheW encodes MGWNDPGQLRNSEDLASDIENIGTPEGELHLRFFLPSNIELALPATGIREVMNQSPDRITPIPNASPLLLGTINIRGQVIWVADLGQFLGDPVALSTQRAEIPIIAVEDQDMILGLAISDIGEMAWLDSEQLTATSGIPSSMLTFMVGEWVPPYQQLEQPLRLLDPVRILRSARWAS; translated from the coding sequence ATGGGATGGAATGACCCCGGACAACTCCGGAATAGCGAGGATCTTGCCTCTGATATTGAAAATATTGGCACTCCCGAAGGTGAACTTCACCTGCGTTTCTTCCTGCCTTCTAACATTGAACTCGCTCTGCCCGCCACCGGGATTCGTGAAGTGATGAATCAGTCTCCCGATCGCATCACTCCCATTCCCAACGCCTCCCCTCTGCTGCTCGGCACGATTAATATTCGGGGGCAGGTGATTTGGGTGGCAGATCTCGGTCAGTTCCTAGGAGATCCCGTCGCCCTGAGTACACAGCGGGCAGAGATTCCCATCATCGCTGTTGAAGACCAGGATATGATTTTAGGGTTGGCCATTAGTGATATCGGGGAAATGGCTTGGCTCGACAGTGAGCAACTCACCGCCACCAGCGGGATTCCCAGCAGTATGCTCACATTTATGGTGGGAGAATGGGTTCCGCCCTATCAACAACTCGAACAACCCCTGCGTTTACTCGATCCGGTGCGCATTTTGCGGTCGGCGCGGTGGGCTTCTTAG
- a CDS encoding methyl-accepting chemotaxis protein has protein sequence MAQETDYAQEYGQAERAYALGQYEKAASIIDRLVMDYDDDPAVQLLRGHIYCYGLHDYATAQEQYARVKELTDDQDFINYAETGIEDAIAGLSDDPEDYGDTNGNGSLNNFDSYDNTSTFADNAFDSEAFQSEFADDSAFADLSDSGLDDDITDFEFDNQLLESNPQATDNFFGTDAEDDPFGMDDDLDATHFMNPDEDDPFSIQDDADWQTDPDAEATQFITNSPFDDMQMEDYPNFDPGDSDSTFVIPPSSTHGGSNAMDEDLLFDQALDHDYGEDDFAMDDSAFATTDQMLDDDYPETLLMDSGVPDEDSAFGLDEEFIEANAGMPLDEADYDLEEDGMSPELEADFDAPGDDNFTFDDFDDNAFQDGGFDDFGDTTIGPDSFAGTTGGDFGEEDTSGFLDEFPEVFNNELNDLEDISEFDVDGIGGTISDSAFAEVGFDEEVDLSGFASPGAKLGRVGADRDGTGSGDETPTNFTQTSDRFLEPTVDVDAGRMAWFANFPLVKKQWVTAVAAGVASALAVSLISFVSFSRTPEDQKKVIIPYMIGWNTLMTLVAGGSAGGVVWFLGRETLQQIHRSTTDLQSQFEAVSQGDFNAKATIYSEDEFGHLAAGFNEMARVILTTTSEAQRRAEETEQQKEDLQRQVIRLLDDVEGAARGDLTVRAEVTADVLGAVADAFNLTIQNLREIVQQVRAAARQVNKSSSENEQFARGLQSDALRQAEELAVTLNSVQMMTDSIRRVAENAREAEEVARSAAAVALKGGDAVEHAVVGIVQIRETVAETTRKVKRLAESSQEISMIVAAISTIASRTNLLALNASIEAARAGEAGRGFAIVADEVRQLADRSAKALKDIEQIVLQIQSETSLVMQAMEEGTQQVIDGTKRAEQAKRSLEDIIQVSNRIDALVRSITADTVEQTESTLAVAQVMQSVELTAQETSQESQKVASSLQNLVSIARDLLTSVERFRIDDTDTN, from the coding sequence ATGGCACAAGAGACGGACTACGCGCAAGAGTACGGGCAAGCAGAGCGTGCCTATGCCCTTGGTCAGTATGAAAAAGCCGCCTCCATCATCGATCGCCTCGTCATGGACTATGATGACGATCCTGCTGTGCAACTCTTGCGGGGTCATATCTACTGCTACGGTCTCCATGACTATGCCACCGCCCAAGAACAGTACGCACGGGTCAAAGAACTCACCGACGATCAAGACTTTATCAATTACGCCGAAACGGGGATCGAGGATGCGATCGCTGGCCTCAGTGATGACCCCGAAGACTATGGCGACACCAACGGCAACGGCAGTCTAAATAACTTCGACTCCTACGACAATACCAGCACCTTTGCCGACAATGCCTTTGATAGCGAAGCCTTTCAATCGGAATTTGCCGACGACAGCGCCTTTGCCGACCTCAGCGACTCCGGTCTAGATGACGACATCACCGACTTTGAATTTGACAACCAACTCCTCGAAAGCAATCCTCAGGCCACCGACAATTTCTTTGGCACCGATGCCGAGGATGACCCCTTTGGCATGGACGATGATTTAGATGCCACCCACTTCATGAATCCAGACGAGGATGACCCCTTCAGCATCCAAGACGATGCCGATTGGCAAACCGATCCCGACGCAGAAGCCACCCAGTTCATCACGAACTCTCCCTTTGATGACATGCAAATGGAGGATTACCCCAACTTCGATCCAGGGGATTCTGACTCCACGTTCGTGATCCCGCCCTCTTCCACTCATGGCGGGAGCAATGCCATGGACGAGGATCTCCTCTTCGATCAAGCCCTCGACCATGATTATGGCGAGGATGATTTTGCCATGGATGATTCGGCCTTTGCCACGACGGATCAGATGCTAGATGATGATTATCCTGAAACCCTGTTGATGGATTCGGGAGTTCCGGATGAAGACAGTGCCTTTGGTCTAGATGAGGAGTTCATTGAAGCCAATGCCGGGATGCCCCTGGATGAAGCGGACTATGACCTTGAAGAGGATGGCATGAGTCCGGAACTGGAGGCGGATTTTGACGCGCCAGGGGATGATAATTTTACCTTCGACGATTTCGATGATAATGCTTTCCAAGATGGGGGGTTTGATGACTTTGGGGATACCACCATTGGCCCTGATTCCTTTGCGGGCACAACGGGGGGAGACTTTGGCGAGGAAGACACCAGTGGTTTCTTAGATGAGTTTCCGGAAGTCTTCAACAATGAGCTTAACGACCTCGAAGACATTTCTGAATTTGATGTCGACGGGATCGGCGGGACGATATCGGATTCTGCCTTTGCTGAAGTGGGCTTTGATGAGGAGGTTGATCTGAGCGGGTTTGCATCACCTGGGGCGAAGCTGGGCCGGGTGGGGGCTGATCGAGACGGAACTGGATCGGGGGATGAAACGCCGACGAATTTTACCCAGACGAGCGATCGCTTCCTAGAACCCACCGTCGATGTGGACGCGGGACGCATGGCCTGGTTTGCCAACTTCCCCCTCGTCAAAAAGCAATGGGTTACCGCCGTCGCTGCTGGCGTGGCCTCTGCTCTGGCGGTCTCGTTGATCTCGTTTGTGAGTTTCAGTCGCACCCCCGAAGATCAGAAAAAGGTGATTATTCCCTACATGATCGGCTGGAATACCCTGATGACCCTCGTGGCGGGGGGAAGCGCGGGCGGTGTTGTCTGGTTCCTGGGCCGCGAAACCCTCCAGCAAATTCATCGCTCCACCACCGATCTGCAATCTCAATTTGAAGCTGTTTCCCAAGGTGATTTCAACGCCAAAGCCACCATTTATTCTGAAGATGAATTTGGCCATCTTGCCGCTGGTTTTAACGAAATGGCGCGGGTCATTCTCACCACCACCAGCGAAGCCCAACGGCGGGCCGAAGAAACCGAGCAGCAAAAAGAAGATCTCCAACGCCAGGTGATTCGCCTCCTAGACGACGTGGAAGGCGCGGCACGGGGAGACTTAACGGTGCGCGCAGAAGTGACCGCCGACGTGCTCGGTGCGGTGGCCGATGCCTTTAACTTGACGATTCAAAACCTGCGGGAGATTGTTCAACAGGTACGGGCAGCGGCGCGGCAGGTGAACAAGAGTTCCTCGGAAAATGAACAGTTTGCGCGGGGTCTCCAAAGTGATGCCTTGCGCCAAGCGGAAGAATTAGCCGTGACCCTAAACTCGGTGCAGATGATGACCGACTCGATTCGCCGGGTGGCCGAAAACGCCCGCGAAGCGGAAGAAGTGGCACGGTCAGCCGCAGCGGTGGCCCTCAAGGGCGGCGATGCGGTAGAACACGCCGTGGTGGGGATCGTCCAGATTCGGGAAACGGTGGCGGAAACGACCCGGAAGGTGAAACGCCTCGCGGAATCGTCTCAGGAAATTTCGATGATTGTGGCGGCGATTTCCACGATCGCATCGCGCACCAACCTCCTCGCCCTTAACGCTTCGATTGAGGCAGCGCGAGCCGGGGAAGCCGGACGTGGGTTTGCGATCGTGGCAGATGAAGTCCGTCAACTCGCCGATCGCTCCGCCAAAGCGTTGAAAGACATTGAGCAGATCGTGTTACAGATTCAAAGTGAGACCAGCTTGGTGATGCAGGCCATGGAAGAAGGCACACAGCAGGTGATCGACGGAACGAAACGGGCCGAACAGGCGAAACGATCTCTCGAAGATATCATCCAAGTGTCCAACCGGATTGACGCACTGGTGCGATCGATTACCGCCGACACCGTTGAACAAACCGAAAGCACCTTAGCCGTGGCGCAGGTGATGCAGTCGGTGGAACTCACCGCCCAAGAAACCTCCCAAGAATCCCAAAAGGTGGCATCTTCTCTGCAAAACCTGGTGAGTATTGCCCGCGACTTGCTCACCTCTGTGGAACGATTCCGGATTGACGATACTGATACCAACTAG
- a CDS encoding MlaE family lipid ABC transporter permease subunit produces MADGVKRKSSLGLWSQRVLAAIFLAGQAIFHLFKIKINRRNTLEQCVSVGPGSLVIALVTAAFVGMVFTIQVAREFLYFGAGSAVGGVLAIALTRELAPVLTAVVLAGRVGSAFAAEIGTMRVTEQIDALQMLKTDPIDYLVIPRIIACSLMLPVLTLLSLLVGIIGGLVVSHNLYGISQTVFLDSVKNFVSLWDIVSAMLKAAVFGAMVAVIGCSWGLTTTGGAKGVGESTTTAVVTSLLAIFIANFFLSWVMFQGTGNSMTG; encoded by the coding sequence ATGGCGGATGGAGTCAAGAGGAAGTCAAGCTTGGGGCTGTGGAGCCAAAGGGTGTTAGCCGCCATTTTTCTCGCGGGTCAGGCCATTTTTCACCTGTTTAAAATCAAAATTAATCGCCGCAATACCCTAGAGCAATGTGTATCGGTGGGGCCAGGGTCGTTGGTGATCGCGCTGGTGACGGCGGCCTTTGTGGGGATGGTGTTTACGATCCAGGTGGCGCGGGAGTTTTTGTATTTTGGGGCGGGGAGTGCGGTAGGGGGCGTGTTAGCGATCGCCCTCACCCGTGAACTCGCCCCCGTCCTTACCGCCGTCGTGCTTGCCGGTCGCGTCGGTTCCGCCTTCGCCGCCGAAATTGGCACCATGCGCGTCACCGAGCAGATCGACGCTCTGCAAATGCTCAAAACCGACCCCATCGATTATCTTGTCATTCCTCGCATCATCGCCTGTTCCTTAATGCTGCCGGTGCTCACTCTCCTATCGTTGCTGGTGGGCATTATCGGTGGCTTAGTTGTGTCCCATAACCTCTACGGCATCAGTCAAACCGTCTTTTTAGACTCCGTGAAAAATTTTGTCTCTCTCTGGGATATTGTCAGCGCCATGCTGAAGGCGGCGGTGTTTGGGGCAATGGTGGCAGTGATTGGCTGTAGCTGGGGCTTAACCACCACGGGCGGCGCGAAAGGGGTCGGCGAATCCACCACCACCGCCGTAGTCACCTCGCTCCTCGCCATTTTTATCGCTAACTTTTTCCTCTCCTGGGTGATGTTCCAAGGCACGGGGAATTCGATGACGGGTTAA
- a CDS encoding DUF167 domain-containing protein, with product MKKLINVKPNAKRQSLTEAADGSLVIHLTSPPVDGKANQELIQLLAKTYRVPKSAIAITRGHHARIKQVEWPD from the coding sequence ATGAAAAAATTAATCAACGTGAAACCCAATGCCAAACGCCAAAGCCTCACGGAAGCCGCCGACGGCAGCTTAGTGATCCACTTGACCTCGCCGCCGGTGGATGGCAAAGCGAATCAGGAATTGATCCAACTTTTGGCCAAAACCTACCGAGTCCCCAAGTCAGCGATCGCCATCACCCGTGGCCATCACGCCCGGATTAAACAAGTAGAATGGCCCGATTAA
- the hypD gene encoding hydrogenase formation protein HypD, whose translation MKYVQEYRDGTLARQYGEAIAHLTTRPWTIMEICGGQTHSIVKYGIDTILPPEIRLIHGPGCPVCVTDMSIIDQAIALAQQPDVIFCSFGDMLRVPGTEHDLLSIKAQGGDVRMVYSPLDAVRLAQENCDRHVVFFAVGFETTAPATAMAVHQAHSLGLNNFSLLVSHVLVPPAMAAILDDPHCQVQGFLAAGHVCTVMGYQEYEPIANRYQIPIVVTGFEPIDILQGLYLCIQQLEAGQATCANQYARSVQPQGNPHAQALIQKIFAIVSQRWRGLGAIPHSGLGLKPAYAAFDAQLRFADLLATQTPAPIPTECISGDIMRGVKKPHECPAFGRNCTPERPLGAPMVSSEGACAAYYRYRQPDAIAS comes from the coding sequence ATGAAATATGTACAGGAATATCGAGATGGAACCCTAGCGCGGCAATATGGGGAGGCGATCGCCCACCTCACCACGCGCCCCTGGACGATCATGGAAATTTGCGGCGGCCAAACCCATTCGATCGTTAAATACGGCATTGATACCATCCTACCGCCAGAGATTCGCCTCATCCATGGCCCCGGCTGCCCGGTGTGCGTCACGGATATGAGTATTATTGACCAAGCGATCGCCCTCGCTCAACAGCCCGACGTGATTTTTTGCTCCTTTGGGGATATGTTGCGCGTCCCTGGCACGGAGCATGATTTATTGAGTATCAAAGCCCAGGGCGGTGATGTGCGAATGGTGTACTCGCCCCTCGATGCGGTGCGTTTGGCTCAGGAGAATTGCGATCGCCACGTTGTCTTCTTCGCCGTCGGCTTTGAAACCACCGCCCCCGCCACCGCCATGGCCGTCCACCAAGCCCACAGTCTAGGACTCAATAACTTTTCCCTTCTCGTCTCCCATGTCCTCGTCCCCCCTGCCATGGCCGCCATCTTGGACGATCCCCACTGCCAAGTCCAAGGCTTCCTCGCAGCGGGCCATGTCTGCACCGTCATGGGCTATCAAGAATACGAACCGATCGCCAACCGCTACCAGATCCCCATCGTCGTCACCGGTTTTGAACCCATCGACATCCTCCAAGGGCTTTATCTCTGCATTCAACAACTCGAAGCCGGTCAAGCCACCTGCGCAAACCAATACGCCCGCTCCGTCCAACCCCAAGGCAACCCCCACGCCCAAGCCCTGATCCAAAAAATCTTCGCGATCGTCTCCCAACGGTGGCGCGGCCTCGGCGCGATTCCCCACAGCGGCCTAGGATTAAAACCGGCCTACGCCGCCTTTGATGCCCAACTGCGTTTTGCGGATCTCCTCGCCACCCAAACCCCCGCCCCCATCCCCACCGAATGCATTAGCGGCGACATCATGCGCGGCGTGAAGAAACCCCACGAATGCCCCGCCTTTGGGCGAAACTGCACCCCAGAGCGGCCCCTCGGTGCGCCGATGGTGTCCTCGGAGGGAGCCTGCGCCGCCTATTACCGCTATCGCCAACCCGATGCGATCGCCTCTTAA